A part of Chloroflexota bacterium genomic DNA contains:
- a CDS encoding bifunctional folylpolyglutamate synthase/dihydrofolate synthase, with product MQDLETRYQESLDFLYSFIDYSLKRNFRNAAEKFNLDRMRHFMSLLGDPQKDYGVIHVAGTKGKGSVSSMCASVLKAQGYRTGLYTSPHMVDFTERIRINGEEIGHEDLVSLVDELRIVAETVPEITTFELTTALAFLYFSRQKVDYAVFEVGLGGRLDATNIVAPIVSVITSISYDHTKILGDTLSEIASEKGGIIKPGRPVVVAPQKEEARLKLEQIASERSAPLIQVGRDYLFAADAHSLSGQSFLVWTPDEQPMVDEFIESGGRDLWSPMRFHIPLLGFHQVENAATAFAALQTAEKYGVELSQQAYQEGFAGVDWPGRMEVLRKSPPVVVDSAHNRYSALRLRQAMDDYFPGLPIVMVFGASEDKDVSGMFQELLPRVRQVITTQSVHPRAYDAVELVDMIHRSGRAAKAIVPIEDALVEALREAGNEAVVLIAGSVFLAAAAREVLPKLGNNGTE from the coding sequence ATGCAGGATTTAGAAACCCGTTATCAGGAGTCACTGGATTTCCTCTATAGTTTCATTGATTACAGTCTGAAAAGAAATTTTCGGAATGCCGCCGAGAAATTCAACCTTGACCGCATGCGTCACTTTATGTCCCTGTTAGGAGATCCGCAAAAGGACTATGGCGTCATCCACGTGGCGGGGACCAAAGGCAAAGGTTCGGTTTCTTCCATGTGTGCCAGTGTGCTCAAAGCGCAGGGTTATCGGACGGGGCTTTATACCAGCCCGCATATGGTGGACTTTACGGAAAGAATTCGGATCAATGGCGAGGAGATTGGTCATGAGGATCTTGTCAGCCTGGTGGATGAACTTCGCATCGTCGCCGAGACGGTCCCAGAGATCACAACCTTTGAATTGACCACGGCTCTGGCATTTCTTTATTTTTCCCGCCAGAAGGTCGATTACGCGGTTTTTGAGGTTGGCTTGGGCGGGCGGTTGGATGCGACCAATATCGTGGCCCCGATTGTCTCTGTCATCACATCTATTTCTTATGACCATACCAAAATCCTGGGCGACACCCTCAGCGAGATCGCCAGCGAAAAGGGCGGGATCATTAAACCCGGCCGGCCGGTCGTGGTCGCGCCCCAAAAAGAGGAAGCCCGCCTGAAACTGGAGCAGATCGCTAGCGAACGTAGCGCCCCTTTGATCCAGGTCGGACGGGATTATCTTTTTGCTGCTGATGCGCACAGCCTGAGCGGGCAGAGCTTCCTGGTTTGGACGCCGGATGAGCAGCCTATGGTGGATGAGTTCATTGAGAGCGGCGGCCGAGACCTTTGGAGCCCGATGCGGTTCCATATTCCGCTGCTGGGCTTCCATCAGGTGGAAAATGCCGCCACAGCTTTTGCGGCCCTGCAGACGGCGGAAAAATATGGCGTTGAATTGAGTCAGCAGGCCTATCAGGAAGGTTTCGCAGGTGTGGATTGGCCAGGCCGTATGGAAGTCCTGAGAAAGTCGCCTCCTGTGGTGGTGGATTCAGCCCACAACCGCTATTCAGCCCTGCGACTTCGGCAAGCGATGGATGACTATTTCCCCGGGCTGCCAATTGTGATGGTCTTTGGTGCATCGGAGGATAAGGACGTTAGCGGGATGTTCCAGGAACTGCTCCCCCGAGTGCGTCAGGTGATCACGACCCAATCCGTTCATCCCCGAGCTTATGATGCGGTGGAATTGGTGGATATGATTCACCGCAGCGGACGGGCCGCCAAAGCCATTGTGCCGATCGAGGACGCGCTGGTTGAGGCTTTGCGTGAAGCTGGTAATGAAGCGGTGGTGTTGATTGCCGGGAGTGTTTTTCTCGCTGCGGCTGCTCGAGAGGTGTTACCTAAACTCGGGAATAATGGTACGGAATGA
- the lon gene encoding endopeptidase La: MGNIHQRTEELYRISDRDPNEEGVFVCPAFVLKDVVVFPHMISPIFISNEISPKAIEAAQGQNKTAIALFLSDEGVEGDMMSQHLPVGMELAVGRLLNMQGGNHSALVQGRRRVEIVNILETEPYLIVEARPIQDEYRMTRQVTALMRTARSLFERCVELNDSIPDEAQLFSMNINDPSWLADMIITSLSLDNELRKELMVLSHPADRLQRVNKILAEELDVLELEDEIQAQVQTEVNRSHREFYLREQMKAIQTELGEGDIWTEEILELRKLIKEKDMPDEARLQAGRELERLQQMPPMAPEVGIIRTYLDWMLELPWNDSSEDNLDVVHANKVLEQDHYGLKKPKDRIIEYIAIRSLNPTRLRQPILCFVGPPGTGKTSLGKSIANALGRKFVRLSLGGVRDEAEIRGHRRTYIGALPGRIIQTMRKAQTNNPLFMLDEIDKLGADFRGDPSSALLEVLDPEQNNAFSDHYLEVDYDLSEVIFITTANSLGSIPPALLDRLEVIEFSGYILEEKLEIARRFLIPRQLEEAGLEKEGISFQNSALTKIIREYTFEAGVRNFEREIGRTLRKIARMKTENKDYPKRITPAAITKFLGPQQFFETEAEGEDEVGVATAMAWTENGGEIMPVEVLILDGKGNLQITGQIGDVMQESAQAALSYIKSRSDILDIDPEIFENIDVHLHVPEGAIPKDGPSAGITISTAMISALTERPSYHCVAMTGEITLRGRVLPIGGVKEKVLAAYRAGLKRVILPARNEKDLEELPKSVLKELELVFVTHMDQVLPVALHDKPKTTKPAKRKPKKKTASEESDAAEG, translated from the coding sequence ATGGGGAATATCCATCAACGGACGGAAGAGCTCTATCGAATTTCAGACCGCGATCCGAACGAGGAAGGGGTATTTGTCTGCCCAGCTTTCGTGCTGAAAGATGTCGTGGTGTTCCCGCATATGATCTCACCGATTTTCATCAGCAATGAGATCAGCCCAAAGGCGATTGAAGCCGCTCAGGGACAGAATAAGACGGCGATAGCACTTTTCCTATCCGATGAAGGCGTGGAAGGTGACATGATGAGCCAACACCTGCCGGTTGGTATGGAATTGGCCGTGGGGCGGCTGTTGAATATGCAGGGGGGCAATCACTCCGCTTTGGTGCAGGGACGGCGGCGGGTCGAGATTGTGAATATCCTCGAAACGGAGCCTTATCTCATCGTGGAAGCACGCCCAATACAGGATGAATACCGCATGACACGCCAGGTGACTGCCCTAATGCGAACGGCGCGCAGTCTGTTTGAGCGTTGCGTTGAATTAAACGATTCCATTCCGGATGAAGCTCAACTCTTTTCCATGAATATTAATGACCCCTCCTGGCTGGCGGATATGATCATCACGTCTCTTTCACTGGATAATGAACTGCGAAAGGAATTGATGGTGCTCTCCCATCCGGCAGACCGGCTGCAACGGGTCAATAAGATTTTGGCAGAAGAACTTGATGTCCTCGAACTTGAGGATGAGATTCAGGCCCAGGTGCAGACGGAAGTGAACCGTTCGCACCGGGAGTTCTATTTGCGGGAGCAGATGAAGGCGATCCAGACAGAATTGGGTGAAGGGGACATCTGGACCGAGGAAATCCTTGAGCTGCGAAAGTTGATTAAAGAAAAGGATATGCCTGATGAAGCCCGGTTGCAGGCAGGGCGTGAACTGGAGCGGTTGCAGCAGATGCCGCCAATGGCGCCTGAGGTGGGCATTATCCGAACTTATCTGGATTGGATGCTGGAACTGCCCTGGAATGATTCCAGTGAGGATAACCTTGATGTGGTCCATGCCAATAAGGTGCTGGAGCAGGATCACTATGGCTTGAAGAAACCCAAAGACCGGATCATAGAGTATATTGCGATCCGCAGTCTGAATCCCACTCGTTTACGCCAGCCTATTCTCTGCTTTGTTGGCCCTCCAGGCACGGGGAAGACCTCGCTAGGGAAGTCAATTGCCAACGCTTTGGGTCGGAAGTTCGTGAGGCTTTCGCTGGGCGGCGTCCGTGATGAGGCTGAAATCCGCGGTCACAGGCGGACCTATATCGGTGCGCTCCCCGGCCGGATTATCCAGACCATGCGCAAGGCGCAGACCAACAACCCGCTCTTCATGCTGGATGAAATTGACAAGCTGGGTGCGGATTTCCGCGGCGATCCTTCGTCGGCGTTGCTGGAAGTGCTGGACCCCGAACAGAATAACGCTTTTTCGGATCACTATTTGGAAGTGGATTATGACCTTTCCGAGGTGATCTTCATCACCACGGCCAACAGCCTGGGTTCCATCCCACCTGCCTTGTTGGACCGTCTGGAAGTTATTGAATTTTCTGGTTATATCCTGGAAGAGAAACTGGAAATCGCCCGGCGATTCCTGATCCCCCGCCAGTTGGAGGAAGCTGGTTTGGAAAAAGAAGGGATTTCCTTCCAGAACTCTGCGCTGACCAAGATTATCCGCGAATACACTTTTGAAGCCGGTGTCCGTAATTTTGAACGCGAAATCGGGCGAACTTTGCGGAAGATTGCCCGGATGAAGACGGAGAATAAGGACTATCCCAAGCGGATCACGCCTGCCGCCATCACGAAATTCCTCGGACCTCAACAGTTCTTTGAAACTGAGGCCGAAGGGGAGGATGAGGTTGGCGTGGCCACTGCTATGGCCTGGACGGAAAACGGCGGTGAGATCATGCCGGTGGAAGTGTTGATTCTGGATGGCAAGGGCAACCTGCAAATCACTGGACAGATCGGGGATGTGATGCAGGAATCTGCGCAGGCAGCCTTATCCTATATCAAATCACGGTCCGACATTCTGGATATTGATCCGGAGATATTTGAGAATATAGACGTGCATCTCCATGTGCCGGAGGGCGCAATTCCGAAGGATGGCCCCAGCGCAGGGATCACGATTTCAACTGCGATGATCTCAGCCCTGACGGAACGACCCAGCTATCACTGTGTAGCGATGACAGGCGAGATCACGCTGCGCGGCCGGGTCCTACCGATCGGCGGCGTGAAGGAAAAGGTTTTAGCGGCATATCGGGCAGGTTTGAAGAGGGTGATCCTGCCGGCTCGCAATGAGAAAGACCTTGAAGAGCTGCCCAAGAGCGTCTTGAAGGAACTGGAACTGGTCTTTGTGACCCACATGGACCAGGTTCTGCCAGTGGCGCTGCATGATAAACCGAAGACCACCAAGCCTGCCAAACGCAAGCCGAAAAAGAAAACAGCATCTGAAGAATCAGATGCTGCGGAAGGCTAG
- the coaD gene encoding pantetheine-phosphate adenylyltransferase — MTTVVFPGTFDPIHYGHINIAKRAADLFDEVIVAVYARDQSNILFSPEERLSLVEESFKNVGNISVTAYTGLTVKYVKEIGARAMIRGLRVFSDFEYEFRMALANNRLEPEIDVIALITSEQHTFLSSTTVREIAALDGDVSSMVPPHVEKALKARFHTLGEEQDIVPLTSLRD, encoded by the coding sequence ATGACAACCGTCGTATTTCCCGGAACCTTTGACCCGATCCATTACGGTCATATCAATATTGCCAAGCGCGCAGCCGACCTTTTTGATGAAGTGATAGTGGCAGTCTACGCTCGGGATCAATCGAATATCCTCTTCTCACCGGAAGAACGCCTGTCCCTCGTTGAAGAATCCTTCAAAAATGTGGGCAACATCAGCGTAACAGCCTATACCGGGCTGACGGTGAAGTATGTCAAGGAAATTGGTGCCAGGGCAATGATCCGTGGGCTGCGGGTCTTCTCCGATTTTGAATATGAGTTCCGGATGGCCCTGGCGAATAACCGCCTTGAACCGGAAATTGACGTGATCGCCCTGATCACCTCTGAGCAGCACACTTTCCTGTCATCAACAACTGTTCGAGAGATTGCCGCCCTGGACGGAGATGTCTCCAGCATGGTGCCCCCCCACGTGGAAAAAGCCCTCAAAGCGCGCTTTCACACCCTGGGAGAAGAACAGGATATCGTCCCCCTGACCTCTCTAAGGGATTGA
- the recG gene encoding ATP-dependent DNA helicase RecG, with protein MVQSTEKLYKIFKLEAEFNYQNKAVVGGLEKFTDSWVGEARAAGMNETLIQQVSKIMKNYTNLPIEQRAKALKEIGQILDVAGIKHLPDSTEIQVQPMEPQKQETQKPAPQKPTEKKSRGTTTRRQSAPAPLPVSDTLQGLRAPTTIIRGIGDKQAELLSKLGLNSVEDMLYNFPHRYDDYSQMKLIQDLKFGEEVTILAYVKSVKTFKTPNSQRKITQAIVSDSTGAIQLMWFNQEYQMRYLRKDMFLSISAKVEQYLGRLVMYHPVYEQVEKEQINTNRIVPVYGLTAKLSQRWLRRTMHNVVSYWAPKISDFITEYILADAELMDLSTALMQIHFPEDKSNLSKARYRIAFDEHFLLKLGFLRQRQEWISPESRIYEVDDNWLAEQTSKLPFELTGAQQNALAEIRQDLAAGHPMNRLLQGDVGSGKTIVAALGMGIVVQNGAQAAFMAPTSILAEQHYASLKRLLASDAEGAYLHENEIRLLIGDTPNSEREEILAGLADGTVKILVGTHALIEGPVVFKDLQMVVVDEQHRFGIAQRAALREKGENPHLLVMTATPIPRSLALTIYGDLDLSIMDEMPVGRQPVSTHILYPTERERVYTLIKAQVREGHQAFIIYPLVEQGENEERKAAVEEQERLQKDVFPHLRVGLLHGRLRPEEKETVMKQFRDKELDILVSTSVVEVGVDIPNATVMLIEGADRFGLAQLHQFRGRVGRGQDQSYCFLIPETKDAAENERLLAMKSTNDGFVLAEHDLAQRGPGEFLGTRQSGYENLRLAKLTDIHLIEKAGQYAKEVFDNDPELSAPEHQLMLNALNHFWLGGEGDLS; from the coding sequence ATGGTTCAATCAACGGAAAAACTCTATAAAATCTTCAAGCTGGAAGCCGAATTCAATTATCAAAACAAGGCTGTCGTGGGAGGACTGGAGAAATTCACCGATTCCTGGGTGGGAGAAGCCCGGGCTGCAGGCATGAATGAAACTCTGATCCAGCAAGTCTCGAAGATTATGAAAAACTACACCAACCTGCCAATTGAGCAGCGGGCCAAGGCTCTCAAAGAGATCGGCCAGATTTTGGATGTGGCGGGCATCAAACACCTGCCGGATTCAACAGAAATACAGGTGCAACCTATGGAACCCCAAAAGCAGGAAACTCAGAAACCTGCACCCCAAAAACCAACTGAAAAGAAATCCCGTGGGACGACCACGCGGCGTCAAAGCGCTCCCGCCCCCCTGCCAGTCTCAGATACGCTCCAGGGATTGAGGGCACCCACCACCATCATCCGTGGGATCGGTGACAAACAAGCAGAATTGTTATCAAAACTGGGATTGAACTCCGTAGAGGATATGCTCTACAACTTCCCCCATCGCTATGACGATTATTCACAGATGAAGCTGATCCAGGACCTGAAATTCGGTGAGGAAGTCACCATCCTGGCCTATGTCAAGTCGGTCAAGACCTTCAAAACTCCTAACAGCCAACGCAAGATAACCCAGGCCATCGTTTCAGACAGCACCGGCGCCATTCAATTGATGTGGTTCAACCAGGAATATCAAATGCGCTATCTGCGAAAGGATATGTTCCTCTCCATCTCAGCCAAGGTTGAACAATATCTTGGCCGCCTGGTGATGTACCACCCTGTTTATGAGCAAGTGGAAAAAGAACAGATCAATACCAACCGCATCGTGCCAGTCTATGGCCTGACAGCCAAGCTGAGTCAGCGCTGGCTGAGGCGGACCATGCACAATGTGGTGAGCTATTGGGCGCCTAAAATCTCCGATTTCATCACCGAGTACATCCTGGCTGATGCAGAGTTGATGGACCTTTCGACCGCGCTAATGCAAATTCACTTTCCCGAAGATAAATCCAACCTGAGCAAGGCCCGTTATAGGATTGCTTTTGACGAACATTTCTTACTAAAATTAGGCTTCCTGCGCCAACGTCAGGAATGGATCAGCCCGGAAAGCCGGATTTACGAAGTGGACGACAACTGGCTTGCAGAACAGACATCCAAACTCCCCTTCGAACTCACCGGGGCGCAGCAAAACGCGCTGGCAGAAATTCGCCAGGACCTGGCTGCCGGGCACCCCATGAACCGCCTGCTGCAAGGCGATGTCGGTTCCGGCAAGACCATCGTAGCTGCCCTGGGTATGGGAATCGTCGTACAAAACGGTGCTCAGGCCGCCTTCATGGCGCCCACCAGCATTTTAGCTGAACAGCATTACGCCAGCCTCAAACGCTTGCTGGCTTCAGATGCTGAAGGCGCTTATCTCCACGAAAATGAAATCCGCTTATTGATTGGTGACACCCCCAATAGCGAACGCGAAGAAATTCTGGCAGGTCTGGCCGATGGCACAGTCAAGATTCTGGTCGGCACCCACGCCCTGATTGAAGGGCCCGTGGTCTTCAAAGACCTTCAAATGGTCGTGGTCGATGAACAACATCGCTTTGGTATTGCCCAAAGAGCAGCGCTCCGTGAAAAGGGCGAGAACCCCCACCTGCTGGTCATGACCGCCACACCCATCCCTCGCTCCCTGGCGCTAACCATTTATGGCGATTTGGACCTCAGCATTATGGACGAGATGCCGGTTGGCCGCCAGCCTGTCAGCACCCACATCCTCTATCCTACAGAGCGGGAACGGGTGTATACCCTGATCAAAGCCCAGGTGAGGGAAGGTCATCAAGCCTTTATCATCTACCCCCTGGTGGAACAGGGTGAAAATGAAGAACGGAAAGCTGCTGTGGAAGAACAGGAACGGCTGCAAAAAGATGTCTTCCCACATCTTCGGGTCGGTCTGCTGCATGGTCGGCTCCGTCCTGAAGAAAAAGAAACCGTGATGAAGCAGTTCCGCGATAAGGAACTGGACATCCTTGTCTCCACTTCGGTGGTAGAGGTTGGCGTGGATATCCCCAATGCCACCGTCATGCTGATTGAAGGCGCAGACCGCTTTGGCCTGGCTCAGCTCCATCAGTTTCGCGGCCGGGTTGGTCGCGGCCAGGATCAATCCTACTGTTTCCTGATCCCAGAGACCAAAGATGCGGCTGAAAATGAACGCTTGTTGGCGATGAAAAGCACCAATGACGGCTTTGTCCTCGCTGAACACGACCTGGCCCAACGCGGACCCGGCGAATTCCTGGGGACCCGTCAATCCGGATATGAGAACCTGCGGCTGGCTAAACTGACCGATATTCACCTGATCGAAAAAGCCGGTCAATATGCCAAAGAGGTCTTCGACAACGACCCGGAATTATCCGCACCTGAACATCAACTAATGCTGAACGCCCTCAACCATTTTTGGCTTGGCGGCGAAGGAGATTTAAGCTGA